TCTGCTGAGCAACTCTATAGGACTTGAAATACTGTGGGTAAAATACCAGGCAACCGCCAGTGACAAAAAGAGCATGACAATAATCACGATAAGAAATACCATCGCCGCCTGCCAAATCAGGTTGTTGGTTCTTTCGTTCACGGTGTCGTGCAAAATGCTCAACTCCAGTTTAATGTCAGCAATAATGTTTTTGAGCTCGCCTCTGATTCCTTCGTTTTCAGTCAGACCAATTTTTATATCAATATTGACAATTTTGGCAAAATACCTTTCATAAGTATTGGCAGTGTTTATGTATGCTTCAAGGCGATTGATTTGTGCAGATGCTGTTTTTGCCAAAGTGTCTATTTGAGACCTTAAGCTTTGTTTAATGCTTCGATTAAGGTTATACAGCTTGTTGGCATACACTAAATCTTTTCGTAGTAGAAAATCTTTTTCGTGACGACGCAGTTTATTAATATCAAACTGACGAAGACTATCTGCTTTTTCAAGTTGATGGGCAGCTATGCGCATTTTATTGATCAACCCATAATCTTTAAAGCCTTTGTATTGTATTTTGAGAGAAAGGTCATTAAACCAACGATTATATTTGGTATGAGACGACCTGATTTTCTTTAGGCTTTTATCAACATTTAATTGGTTAAGCAGAGGGGCTTTTTCAATTTTGGTAATAAGCTTTTTTATCTTCAGCGCATTCTTATTGTATTCAGAAAGGTTTTTACTTTGACCTTTTTGTTTATAGTATGTAATTGACTTGGCGTCTGTCAGTAGGAAGTTTTTTTGGTGATTTTGTACAGTAAGGCTCAAGTTAAGCAAGTCTTTGATTTGAGTTTTCAAAGATTGATACTCGTTACTTTTACGCATATAGTATTGTGAGATCACCACAATAACTCCTGTAAACAGAATGAGTGTTGCAAACGCCAGCAATATTTTATGTCTTACCTTTTTTAGTGTGAAACGCATGGCTTTTTTGCTTTTGGTGTATAATACAACACAAAACGAATGGTTCTGTGTAAAATAGAAGGCGTTACTTTCTAAATCGTATCAATTATTTAAACATCGGAAAAATTATGCCAAAAATAATGATATTTAGTTGTTTTTATCATTAAAAGATACTAAGCAGGTTTTTAACCCAAATATACTTATATTTTGGCGATTGCAAGGGCATTAAACGTAATAAAAACAACTCATACTACTAATAACGTTCAAAACCTGCAAACATGATTGTATTTTTATAAACCTCTGGCATAGCCACCCAAGGTGATGCTTCAAACGGGGTAAAACAACGGCTTTTCGCATTGCTTTGTGTGCTTGAACCCTGCTAAGTACCAAGGCAGAATTAAATATACCTAATGAGTAGGCATAGAGCAGCCATATTATGAATGAGTGCCCCTTACCCGTAGTACCGACATACATCGGTATCTAGGGACTTATAGCTAATTACTTGCTGCTACTTATGGAGTATTAGTCAAAGGCAAAAACAACACAATAGTTGTAGGTGATCAAGTAAATTAATAAACCGCCGAGCAGATAGCTTTGTTTGGCTCAAATTATGGAACCCACCTTGGAAACTATGAACATTCCGATTACATTGCTTCTCAAACTAAGCTTATTGAAATGATTGCACTTTACATAATGGCAGTTTTGTATATACTTGCTGGGGTTTACCACTTTGTGCAACCCAAATTTTATCTTAAAATGATGCCTCCCTATATTCCAGCACATAAACTTATGGTAGACTTAAGTGGTATTGCCGAAGTTGTATTGGGTGTAGGGCTTTTATTTGAACCAACCCGTCACTGGGCAGCCATTGGAGTAGTAGCACTGCTGATAGCGGTATTTCCGGCAAATATTTATATGCTTACTGAAAAAATGGCGGGGCGTAAGTTTAGAAAAATCCCGATTGGTTTTCTATGGTTTCGTTTACCTCTACAATTGGCACTTATTTATTGGGCATACCTATATATCAATAGTCCATAGTATTTAGTCGATAGTCCATAGCTGATTCGAGTAAATGTTCACCTTGTTAAATGCTGTAAACCAGTATTTTATATTAAGATTGTATACTCACTTTATTTTTAAAAGTGTTTCGGTTTTATGCCTAAACACCCAATTAAATAATTTTTAAATTCATAAATGACTGATAACCAGCAAACAAATTTGACTAAAATCACTGAGGAGTATTGATATATATATACTTTGTTAGAATTTTACGCTTAGTTTTGTCCAATGCTGTAGCCAACCTTTTTGCTGTATTCTTTCGAGCATTATAGCAGGCTTATCGGCAAAGTAAGGGGTAGGGCGAAGGATAAGATCAAACAAATCCCCAAAACCCCAGGGAGCCACAAAACTCAAACTATTATCCTTTTGGGCACGCACCCCAATGGCAGTAGCAGTTTCCACCCAATTGCTCAATGCATGATGCAATGATGTATAGGGTACATGCCCCGATTTTTGGTGCATACGTGCTTGGTTTTTCACCGACCAATTTACCTTGGGGAGCTGTTCATAAAGTATACTTTCCAGCTGTTGATCTTGTTTTTTTGATAAATTTCCCTCATCAAAATATACTACATCTACATCGTTTAGCGGAGTACTGGTAGCAAACCCATGGGCGTAGTCCCAATATAAGTTGCGCACAAAACCGGCCGATACATAAAGCAATGCCTGGCCAAAATCATTCTGCACTTCTCTGACCGCAAATAATATGTCTTTTCTTAAAACATCATTATTCATTAGTTGGGTGAGCAATTTTTCGTGGGTAGCAGTAGCCAAATCGTAAAAAAAAGTCTGATTATTTAACATTATTTGTAGAGTACAAACGCCAAAGTATCTTCTTTATCTAATAGTATGACAGAATCTTATAACATTTAATAGTTTTTGTAGTTGTTATATACAACAGAATATTTTTAGCTACCCAATAACTACCTCTAACTTATGAATACTGCTCCAGAAATTGTAAAAGATGTATTAAATATCAACGCTCCAGTATTGCAGCCTGTCAAAGTAGTTTTGCTTAATATGTTTGGGCAAATAGTGTTGAATCAACAAGCACAAGTCAAAAACGGCGTGGCTCAAATACACCTCGCTACTTTGTCTTATGGCACCTATCAGGCACAAATCCATTTAGGTGATAATACCCTTACTCAATTAATTGAAAAAAGGTAAGCTATTTTATTTCACCAAATCTTTGGCATACTTGGTTTGGTTATATAGTTCCTGATGCATAAAAGGGATAAGTGCAAGCACTACTGCTTGTACATAATACTCCTTGCGGTCAATCAAGCCATTGGTCAAAATACCCACTGAACCACTTTGGGTTTTAGAGTCTTTTCGTTGAAATACTATGTCGTCTGCTATCCCAAGCTCATAGCCCTGCTTCACAAGCTCACTTACTTTTGGGGGGAGCATAAACGAGGCTGTTTTGGCAACTCCTTGTTGCTCAGGTGATAGTACCACTATCCAGGCAAAAACCTCCATTGTATTCTGCAAAAAGTCTACACCTCCCTCTATTCCTACCCAATAGTCGGCATCAGGCGTATGTTGTTGAGCGTTGAGCGCCCGATGGTATGCCCCCCGATAAGTTTCCTGGGTATTCATAGGTTGATCACTTACCTCAGAGGGTACATCAATGCCTTGAAAGCAAAAGCTTTCTTGAGGAAAAACCTGCTTGAACCCTGTTTGACTTGCCTCCACTTTTACGGGGTTTTTAGAGGCTACAATAACTTTTTTCATTGAAATGGTTAATTTAATTTTAGAGTATAACGAATAATTTAAACACAGGCACGCACTATTTACAACAGCATTACCACTTACAAAATTAATGATGGTCAATAGTTGAATGCTCTCAAAAGTGCGAAAATGTTATATTGAGCTAGGCTACAACATTTTTTTAGCCGAAATATTGTGTTGGTGTTTGATAATTCGCATAGGTTTTGCAGCTTAGGAACGACAGATAGTTTTTGTTTTTGGGCTAAAATTACCAACTTTGGTTTAATAAACAATCGTGTAAAGTTTTCAATACATGCTTTGTTTGTCAATAGATTTGTGTATTATTAAATAATGAACAAAAAACAGCTTTTGTTTTCGAACTAAATTCTTTCTCAGCTGCTTAACTATTGGGCGGATTGATTAATTGACATAAACATAAACGAGTGAGATACCTGGGTGAAAAAATCTTTGTTTTTACCAATTACCTGTTTCTCAGGGGGTATTGAGGCACTTTTTTCTGTTTGTTTAAGTTTAAATCGAATATTTTTGGTTAAATTCTAGCACAAAAAAAACAAGATTATATTACGACTTTCATAAATTATTTTTTATGATTGTTAATCTTTTTTACTTGTTCTGAATATATTCTTCTACTATTACCCAATTTTGTGATATGTATAATAAAAAGCATACATACTGAAAATTATAAGTAAATTTATATTTCATAAAATTTAGAATATCCGGGAGAAAACTGGTCAGAGGAATGATTAGTTTTGATTAAATCCAACAGAATCAACCAAAGAACAAAAACTTTTATTTAAAACATTTAAAAAATCAGATTGATAGACTGATAAATTTACTTTCCAAAATTTTCACATGGAGATGAATAATGTTACTTATTACTTTTCTATAGATACAGGAGGCACATTTACAGACTGTATTGCACGTGATTCATCAGGCAATGAATACCGTAGAAAAGTATTGAGTAATAGCACACTTAGAGGCAATATTATCAAGCAGATAGATGCCAAGACTTTAAAAGTACGAGAAACCTGGAGCCTCAAAAAAGACATTATCAAAGGGTATGAGTTCAGGGTTTTGCAACAAGACCACCCCAAGGTACTCGTAGAGCGTTTTGACATAGAAAAAGAACTACTTGTGCTTTCTCAACCGCTTGATTTCGACTTAGTCAACCGCAGTTTTGAAATTACTGCCTACGAAGAAGCCCCCATCTTAGCTGTTCGTTTGATTACTCAAACCTCCCTTGACGATACTTTACCCCCTATACACATGAAGCTGGGCTCTACCAAGGGCACCAATGCTTTGTTAGAAAATAAGGGGGCTAAAATTGTGTTTTTTGTAACTAAAGGCTTCAAAGATTTACTCAAAATAGGTACTCAACAACGCCCCGATATATTTGCTATGCGTGTAGAAAAACCTGCCCCGCTACACTACAAAGTAGTAGAGGTAGAAGAGCGCCTGTCGGCAAATGGAGAAGTACTGATGTCATTGGTATTGCCTGATACCAAAATATTAGAAGAGCTCAAGAGCGAAGGAATCACATCGGCAGCAGTGGCTTTGATGAATTCCTATAAAAATCCTGCACATGAGCAACAGGTCAAACAGTTTTTGTTAGAACATGGATTTGCCGATGTGTCAGTTTCTACTGAGTTATCATCGTTGATCAAGTTTTTGCCTCGTGCCGAAACCACCGTAGTCAACGCTTATTTATCTCCGGTAATCAACAATTACCTGAGCAACATTGCCAAAACTCTGCAGGTAGTCAAAGAAGACCCAAGCAAGGACGTAGTACAATTGTTAGATAGTTCTTATTTGCAGGTAATGACAAGCGCCGGAAGCCTGGTGCAATCTCAAAGCTTTCAGCCTAAAGACAGTTTGCTGAGTGGACCAGCAGGAGGAGTAGTGGGGGCGTCTACCATTGGAAAACTATCAGGGCATAATCGCCTCATTACCTTTGACATGGGAGGTACCAGTACTGATGTGGCACGTTATGACAATGAATTTGACTATAGGTTTGACCTTAAAATAGGAGATGCTTATATATTTAGCCCAGCCCTGGCCATTGAGTCGGTAGCAGCGGGTGGCGGCTCGTTATGCTATTTTGATGGATTCAAGTTATGTGTAGGTCCCGAAAGCGCAGGAGCTTTTCCCGGACCAGCTTGTTATGGTGCTGGCGGGCAACTGACTATTACTGATATACATTTACTTTTGGGGCGTTTAGATGCCCGACAGTTTGGTATTCCAGTGTTTCAGGATGAGGCCGAGAAGCAGCTCAATATTTTGGTAGAACAGATTGAGCTCCAAACCAAAGAAAGTAGAAACGATGAAGATATCTTACGGGCTTTTTGCGAATAGCCAATGAAATAATGGCAGGAGCCATCAAAAAAATATCTGTAGCCAAAGGCTATGACCCCAGCGAATATGGTTTAGTGGCTTTTGGTGGGGCAGGTGGTTTGCATGTATGTGGCATTGCCGAGTTGCTCAATA
This window of the Microscilla marina ATCC 23134 genome carries:
- a CDS encoding T9SS type A sorting domain-containing protein, giving the protein MNTAPEIVKDVLNINAPVLQPVKVVLLNMFGQIVLNQQAQVKNGVAQIHLATLSYGTYQAQIHLGDNTLTQLIEKR
- a CDS encoding hydantoinase/oxoprolinase family protein, yielding MEMNNVTYYFSIDTGGTFTDCIARDSSGNEYRRKVLSNSTLRGNIIKQIDAKTLKVRETWSLKKDIIKGYEFRVLQQDHPKVLVERFDIEKELLVLSQPLDFDLVNRSFEITAYEEAPILAVRLITQTSLDDTLPPIHMKLGSTKGTNALLENKGAKIVFFVTKGFKDLLKIGTQQRPDIFAMRVEKPAPLHYKVVEVEERLSANGEVLMSLVLPDTKILEELKSEGITSAAVALMNSYKNPAHEQQVKQFLLEHGFADVSVSTELSSLIKFLPRAETTVVNAYLSPVINNYLSNIAKTLQVVKEDPSKDVVQLLDSSYLQVMTSAGSLVQSQSFQPKDSLLSGPAGGVVGASTIGKLSGHNRLITFDMGGTSTDVARYDNEFDYRFDLKIGDAYIFSPALAIESVAAGGGSLCYFDGFKLCVGPESAGAFPGPACYGAGGQLTITDIHLLLGRLDARQFGIPVFQDEAEKQLNILVEQIELQTKESRNDEDILRAFCE
- a CDS encoding nucleotidyltransferase family protein; this encodes MLNNQTFFYDLATATHEKLLTQLMNNDVLRKDILFAVREVQNDFGQALLYVSAGFVRNLYWDYAHGFATSTPLNDVDVVYFDEGNLSKKQDQQLESILYEQLPKVNWSVKNQARMHQKSGHVPYTSLHHALSNWVETATAIGVRAQKDNSLSFVAPWGFGDLFDLILRPTPYFADKPAIMLERIQQKGWLQHWTKLSVKF
- the yjjX gene encoding inosine/xanthosine triphosphatase — its product is MKKVIVASKNPVKVEASQTGFKQVFPQESFCFQGIDVPSEVSDQPMNTQETYRGAYHRALNAQQHTPDADYWVGIEGGVDFLQNTMEVFAWIVVLSPEQQGVAKTASFMLPPKVSELVKQGYELGIADDIVFQRKDSKTQSGSVGILTNGLIDRKEYYVQAVVLALIPFMHQELYNQTKYAKDLVK
- a CDS encoding DoxX family protein translates to MIALYIMAVLYILAGVYHFVQPKFYLKMMPPYIPAHKLMVDLSGIAEVVLGVGLLFEPTRHWAAIGVVALLIAVFPANIYMLTEKMAGRKFRKIPIGFLWFRLPLQLALIYWAYLYINSP